Proteins from one Impatiens glandulifera chromosome 2, dImpGla2.1, whole genome shotgun sequence genomic window:
- the LOC124924338 gene encoding abscisic stress-ripening protein 3-like, translating into MEEEKKHHFFHHKKEDGPVDHEKEEKHHKRLQQLGELGAVAAGAYALHEKHKAKKDPENAHSHKIKEEIAATIAVGSGGLAFHQHHEKKEAKKERKEAEGENKH; encoded by the exons atggaagaggagaagaagCATCACTTTTTCCACCACAAAAAGGAAGACGGACCCGTTGATCACGAGAAGGAAGAGAAGCACCACAAACGTCTCCAACAACTCGGGGAACTCGGTGCTGTTGCTGCAGGCGCCTATGCCTTG CATGAGAAGCATAAGGCGAAGAAGGACCCGGAAAATGCACATAGTCACAAGATAAAGGAAGAGATCGCGGCAACGATAGCTGTTGGATCTGGCGGATTAGCTTTCCATCAGCACCATGAGAAGAAGGAGGCCAAAAAGGAGAGGAAAGAGGCTGAGGGCGAGAACAAGCACTAG
- the LOC124925852 gene encoding abscisic stress-ripening protein 3-like: protein MEEEKKHHFFHHKKEDGPVDHEKEEKHHKHLQQLGELGAVAAGAYALHEKHKAKKDPENAHNHKIKEEIAATIAVGSGGLAFHQHHEKKEAKKEKKEVENKH, encoded by the exons atggaagaggagaagaagCATCACTTTTTCCACCACAAAAAGGAAGATGGACCCGTTGATCACGAGAAGGAAGAGAAGCACCACAAACATCTCCAACAACTCGGGGAACTCGGTGCTGTTGCCGCAGGCGCCTATGCCTTG CATGAGAAGCATAAAGCAAAGAAGGACCCGGAGAATGCACATAATCACAAGATAAAGGAAGAGATCGCGGCAACAATAGCTGTTGGATCTGGCGGATTAGCTTTCCATCAGCACCATGAGAAGAAGGAGGCCAaaaaggagaagaaagaagtCGAGAACAAGCACTAG